TTTGGCAATATATCAAAACCATTTTGATTGCCTTTCTTtggttttatgttattttgttgttCACATAAGTCCCTGTTTCTTGTAGTTCAAGTTTCTATTTGCAATTACATAGTAATTTGTTCGCTCTAGTGGTTAAAAATTGGTGGAATTTTATAATTTGTAAGTGGCTTGGCATGTGTTACCGATTAATATGATGTCTGTTTAATTTATAGTCTGTGCCGACTTGGTTCGTGGTGCAAAGGACAAGCGATTGAGGGTCAAGGGACCAGTGAGAATGCCCACCAAGGTTCTTCACATTACCACCAGGAAATCTCCTTGTGGTGAAGGTATTGACCAAGAACTTAGCAAGTCATATTTGAATTCCAATGTAATGTCATAGCTTAATCAACTTTTTTGTAGCCTAGAAAAACTTTTGAAATTTTTGTTGGTTTTGACTAGGgatcataatttttaatttgcttTGCACTTGTTTTATAAATCTATATTGTCTTGTTCTTATTCAATACCCTTGCTTTACTGTAGAAGTTGTGATATTAGTCTTATTTTTTCGTATCAGATATTTTACTTACTGTTGTGCTTAATCacagtaattaaattttaaatttgatatgcatttgttttttattttattaccaGATTGCTTTGTTCCTCACAGCATTATGAGAAGTATACATGTAATATGCACAAATCTGCATGATCAGATTCTAATCTGTATGCTACATCATCTTTCATCTTTGTGCATTGACATTCCCTAGCATACTTTTAAATTTAGCTTAGCGTGGTAGAATCCTACATGGATAAGGTACCATGAATAAAGTGCAAATTGATCATGATTTCTTAATTGggcttcaaattttttattggtTGAAATGTTCTTGGTTTTTGAAATCGAAAAGGTCTCTAGTGTTTGTGCtgtttagatttatttattacTAAAGATGATCTTGCTCGTGCTTGAATATTTTAACCATCTGCTCCATTTGCAGGAACCAATACATGGGACAGATTTGAGCTACGGGTCCACAAGCGTGTTATTGACCTTTTCAGTTCCCCTGAGGTGGTCAAGCAGATCACTTCCATTACAATTGAACCTGGTGTTGAGGTGGAAGTCACCATTGCCGATTCCTAAGTGCTCAAACGTATTGTGCTTTCCCTTTTTTGGCTCTATGTAGTTTATTTAGTTCTTTCGAGACTCGGCACCAATGAATTTATTTGATTGGAACATGTGATTCAGACCTTCAGTTTGAAGGGATACTTGTAGGtcgttttttttttcccatacTATTATGAAGCTAAAAGATTATGTTATGCAGAGTGGCAATTTTGCTTATTTATTTCATGAAATGATGTTTGCTTACAAAAGACAGCTCAGATTTTTATCAGACTACTGCTTGTGCAATTTCtacttcatttttattttttgaattattggTTTCTAAAAGGTTCTGAATTACATTTTCTGCTACTGGTATCTGCATCATGCATTTAGATAGTTGACAACAGACCCTAGTTTTCACTTGCTGGGCAATGACCTTGAATGTGAATCTTTTGATATGTTGATCTATTTTTGTCGGACAGACTTCTCAGAGCTTCAGTGGTATTTAATCTTTTATCACGTAATTTTGGTTGGAGAGGTTTCCATGATGATGCATTCTTGTTTAACTCGGGACTTTTGTCTTAGCGTTGTATTATCATCTTCATATAAAAATTCCAAACATAGGCATGTGTTGGAATTTGAGGTATCTTTATATGTATTTCATTTTCTGATGGCTCCATATGGATTGCATGCATTCATGCGCGGAAGTTGATCAAATTACGCAAGGTATGAGGTTTAATGGATGTGACTTCAGAAATCAGAAAAGCTTATCTCAGCATTATGAGAATAAATCTCAAGTTATTTACTCCACTTGAATGTGATTCCCAATACATTCGTATGTTTTTTAAGCAAAAAAATGCTTAAATGAGgtcagttaaaaaaataataaagcagGGAGGTAAGAGGGCGCTCTTGATTTGATTGGAGAACCAAAAGATAGTCTCTTCTAGTCTAGCTAGGAGAGATTTTGGTCTTGCtttaaattctttattttttagaaaatcattttattaaatttttaagaagTTCAAAAAACATGCAAACTAAATTAAGTTTAATGTATCAATTTTTTGAGAACTTAAAAGAgataattaagaaatttaaattctcaagaaatattaaaattttatttgtttaattgTCAGTATTCAAATTTCTTTTTGAtgcagaaaaaataaattactttaatttaagtaaattaattctcaaaaaaattattttccgtAAAATAACTTTTTCAAATCAAACGTTTAGGCCTTAGACTAAAAGCCCAACGTGTCAATCGTCAGCCATATTTAACGCAACAATTTGTTCTTTTGCTCCCAACTTGCGTCTGAACATAAGCAGATGACGAGCAAATTTATGGTTAACGGTTGATGATTGGGCTTAACagtttttgaaaatttattaatgcttTGTTTGGTTTTTGACAGGAATGGGGAGTagagaaaggaaagaaatgaAACTTCTCAACTTTCACTTGTTTGAACATAAGAGGAATAGAGAGATAGGAGAAGTGTATATTTCCCAATCTACGACAAATCTCCCAAAATACTTTCCTCCAAAttgatagaaaataaaaggaattagttataaaacaaataaatgcCCCCTTTCTTGTAAAGCAGAAATTAAATTTCTTCTCAACTGCTCATTCATCCaaacacaaataaaataaaatcaactcttttcttttctcttcatttccTCTCTTTAATTTCTCACTTTGAGAATTAAAGATCCAAACGTAGGGTAAACGCCTCATTAGTCCATAGTTTCTTCAATACCAGCAAAGCTTCAGGAACAGTCAAATAACCTTCCTTAGTAGACTCCGGCTGTTCAAAGAATCAACATAAAATTTGGTTTGCACGATGATAAGAATTAGTGTATTACCCCAAGAACTTGTCTACTTCCACATTAGCAGTCAGATGAAATCAACATTTAAAAATGCCACAAGCTGCACTACAAAACAGGACAATGGTCTTGCCAACCGTCGAACATGATTAAACAATTTACATGTGGAGCACAATTTTCATGAATTACAGGGACAGCGGTTGAACAAACTGTTTCAATCCCCAAAAGTGGAAGCTCACTGATGACCACTGTGACTTCCCTCTTCCATCTCTTCTGGGTCTTCAAACCGTTGATCATTTATTTGAAGCTGCACATATCAAAACAACATTGACTATTAGGGCATTTAAGAAACAATAcacttcagttttttttttcccttcaaaAAAATAATGCCTTGTATTTTACAGAGCATAAACCATAATAGAAAAtagcaatttcatttatttgaCTATAAATTCAAAATTCCTGTTTCTGCTCatgaatagtaaaaataatgaaaagtaCTAAACAATTCTGTTGCAAAATATAGCAATTTAAGAGGTCTAGGACCAATATAGGACATCAATTAACATGGTAGAATTTCAGGAAGACAGTGAAAAGGTCGTTTGAAGGCCTACCTCAAGCACTCTATGTGCTACATCATGATCCCCGTTTGAATGACCAATTGAGCTTGTAGGATTTTGGGAGAAATGCCATTCAGAATCTTCCTCCTCTGCAGATAACAATAAGTTAATACACCGAATACTATGTGAAATACTAGAGTAGGAGTTAATTGGTCATACCTGCAGCATCATCTGGCATTTGATCAGCACTAAAAACCCAATTGTTCCCCTCTTCATCATCCTCTGAAGAGAgcataaatagaaataaaaaggtATGAGTTACCAGTGCAAAACATTACAAGGAAAAATCACAACTGGAAATAATACACAAAGTCCATTCCAACAAAGAAAATAGCACCCACCATCAAGAGGTTCAGGATTTAGTTCAGCACACGCACAAAATATCTGAAACAGAGTATCCACTGTAACCCAAGAAAAAATAGTAGTAGTTAAAAACCATCAAGCATGCAGCACAGATGCAGCAAGAAATGTGTAAATTAGGAACATGCGAAGGAAGCATCATTCGCTAAAAGAAAGATTTGTAAATACATTGGCTGGGATCTGAAGGTACAAGCCTCATCTCTGTGACTTTTGATAAGTCCAAAACCTCGTTACTTTCTGAATCTGAACCATCTGACTCATCTCCATCATCTTCTATCTCGATCTTAAAACAAAACAATGTTAATCAGAAGAACCGTGTTTGAACAGTATTATTAGGTGAAAACATGTAACTTAATTGAACAGGAAAATAGAAGAGAAATCAGAAGCTGTCTAAACTAAGAAACCGCATGACTAATGTAAAATGCAAACTAAAATTGCTCATATCATTGTATCTCGAGACCATAAGTGAAGCAACCAATTAACAAGCATGCACACATAAGTTTGATTTGGAGAGTAGCGATACTTCTGCTGTTAACAAATTCCAAAAATTTCAAACTTAAACTATGGCTTTCGATGTATAAGAAAATGGGAGTCTTGGAAATTACATAAACCGATTCAAACAGCGCTAAAATGtgatataattaattgaaaaattaccCACAAATTGAACTGCAATAGCAAATAAACGAAGAGCGAATAATTGCATGCCCAATACACGAGTCATTCGATTATTAGCATTGACAATATCATATACTAACACATCTATCAAGAGTGCTTAAAAACATCAGAGGAAATCATCTGAAGAAATACCTGAGTGTAAATGCAAGGAGAGGGGTAAGCCTCTGGATCCCTTGATACCGCATGCAGTGACAGAGACAAGAAATCAACCGCATATCCTTTTGATCTATCTACGTCACTTAACCACACCACTTTCCTGAAATAATCACCATTAGCATATTTAAACAAGAGAATGGGGGAGAGAGAGACACACACACAGAGAAATGAAAGGTGGAGAGATTAGTAGTTATAATTACTTAGTGGAGATATAGAGAGTGCCGGGTGATTCTGGGGAGCGATTGCCTATGACGATGGAAACGCTGTGCTGGACGTGCATAATCTCCTCTTCATTTTCGGTGTTGAGAACTGGTTCTCCAGCACCGTCGCCGCTTCTGTCGGTGAATTGTCTGAGCCCTAGTACCATTTTCGGGTACAACTTGAAAATGTTCGATTTCTGGTTTGTGAGGGTTAAGGAGATTACAGTGCTTCTAGGGCTTTTTAGGGGTTTTAGTTTTGGGTTTTATGAACGAAGCCCATCAACGGGAAAAGAGACAAACAATGGGCCTTTCCCTTTCGCTTTTTGTTATTTGATGCTTCCGGTCCAGTGATGGGCAAATTCATCAACAGTTTTCTTTCCCTCTTGTGGTTGTGGATGCCGCCGACTACGTTCGTTGGGATTTGCAGGCGGTATCCTGGCCTCATTTGATTTATCTTGCTAACTTTTTTGGATTTCTCCCTCTTTATAAGGAAAACAAAAAAAGCGAGGTAATattaaagtttaatatttaaattgctttttttttcttttgaaaaaaatatttaaatagtttaattaattCAAAGCTTTTATTTTAACTAGCAAGATATTTACATTCTAAGACTACAAATACAGtaaattaatacaataaaattgatataaacaaaattttatcataatatCTGCTTAAATATTGTGATATcctaatatataattataaaaaacttgCTACAAACATAAATTAATATGCAATATAAAAGCCAATGTTGCCCTAATTTTTTAGGGCAAGAAATTTAAAGAATactgaataataatatataaaatttataaatctgATTAATAAATAATGGCTGATAATCCTAAAG
This Manihot esculenta cultivar AM560-2 chromosome 6, M.esculenta_v8, whole genome shotgun sequence DNA region includes the following protein-coding sequences:
- the LOC110616724 gene encoding 40S ribosomal protein S20-1, whose translation is MAAYGAMKPAKAGLEEPQEQIHKIRITLSSKNVKNLEKVCADLVRGAKDKRLRVKGPVRMPTKVLHITTRKSPCGEGTNTWDRFELRVHKRVIDLFSSPEVVKQITSITIEPGVEVEVTIADS
- the LOC110616707 gene encoding chloride conductance regulatory protein ICln; amino-acid sequence: MVLGLRQFTDRSGDGAGEPVLNTENEEEIMHVQHSVSIVIGNRSPESPGTLYISTKKVVWLSDVDRSKGYAVDFLSLSLHAVSRDPEAYPSPCIYTQIEIEDDGDESDGSDSESNEVLDLSKVTEMRLVPSDPSQLDTLFQIFCACAELNPEPLDEDDEEGNNWVFSADQMPDDAAEEEDSEWHFSQNPTSSIGHSNGDHDVAHRVLELQINDQRFEDPEEMEEGSHSGHQ